The Mangifera indica cultivar Alphonso unplaced genomic scaffold, CATAS_Mindica_2.1 Un_0017, whole genome shotgun sequence genome has a window encoding:
- the LOC123205832 gene encoding non-specific lipid-transfer protein C, cotyledon-specific isoform-like: MKSLLLSMLALLAVLFFLAKVGEAAIDCDFVGTKTAGCVPFVTGKAKDPAPACCSGLKELLEEVKSVDDKRVLCRCMKDAAKSLPINDELLSQLPGRCQIDVGFPISSKMNCAFTELLRS; encoded by the exons ATGAAGAGCCTCCTTCTCTCCATGCTGGCTCTCCTCGCAGTCCTTTTCTTCCTTGCCAAAGTTGGCGAGGCGGCGATCGATTGCGACTTTGTGGGCACAAAAACGGCTGGGTGTGTGCCATTTGTCACCGGCAAGGCGAAAGACCCTGCCCCTGCCTGCTGCAGTGGGCTGAAAGAGCTTCTTGAAGAAGTGAAAAGTGTTGATGATAAGAGAGTTCTCTGCCGCTGCATGAAGGATGCTGCCAAGTCCTTGCCGATAAACGATGAGTTACTGAGCCAGCTTCCTGGCCGTTGCCAGATCGATGTTGGTTTCCCTATCTCCTCAAAAATGAATTGTG CATTCACTGAATTGCTAAGGAGTTGA